TTAATAATAAACGCGCACCTTTAGCGGCTGCTTTTTGCGCTGCTGACAGAATTTTTTGGGCATTTCCCGGCAAATCACCAATTATGGGATTTAGTTGAGCGATCGCAATTTTCATGGTGGATGTTTGATTAAAATTTTGTGCTAAGTAAAAATTAGAATTATCAAATTAAAATATGGCGATTCCCATTTTAATTTGGTACACCAAGAATTAATTGTCCACAGATATAGACGCGTTAGCGGCTTGCCATAGGCTACACAGATAATATAATATAGTACCTAGCAAAGTGGGAAACGCTATAAGCTACTAAATAAATACTAAAGGTTTATCTTTAAAAGGTGCAAAAGCCTCAGCATCAAACTTATATAAACTAGCCGGACGACCAGCACCCCGTGAAACTTTGATTCCGGTATCGGACAAAAAACCTAACTTCAGTAGCCGCGCCCGAAAGTTAGAATAATCAGCAAAATTGTCGCCTAAAACTGTAGTGTATAACTGATACAAATCATTTAATGTAAAGCTAGCTGGCAAAACATCAAAAGCAACGGGACTATACTCTAACTTATTTCGTAAACGTCTGTGTCCATAAGCCAAAACTTGATTATGATCAAAAGCTAATTGTGGGACATCTTTAACTGGATACCAAGCAATACCAGAGACTTTATCAGCAATTAATTCTGCTTCTTCAAATCTCACTAGGGCAAAATAACTAACTGAGAGATAACGTATACCATAACTACCAGCAGCTTCCCGTGGATCGCGATGGGGACCGCCAAAGGTGTATAACTGTTCTAAATAAAGATTATTCACCCTAATTTTTTCTGCCATAATTCGATAGGCAGCATCTTCTAAAGACTCTCCTTGACGTACCAAAGTACCGGGAAGACTCCAAGAATTTAAAAATGGTTCCTGTTGTCGCATGATTAAGAGAACTAGTAGCCGATTTTGGGCAGTATCTACAGAGAAAATGACATTATCAACGCCAACCTTAAAATCGGCCAAAGGTTGTTGATTTAGTGGAATTGGTATCTTTTTGTGGTTGCGTCCTGGCATTTGTACAAATGCTCTTGATGAATATAAGCGACAATTGGGGGAGTTAGGGCTTGA
The window above is part of the Nodularia spumigena CCY9414 genome. Proteins encoded here:
- a CDS encoding NUDIX hydrolase is translated as MPGRNHKKIPIPLNQQPLADFKVGVDNVIFSVDTAQNRLLVLLIMRQQEPFLNSWSLPGTLVRQGESLEDAAYRIMAEKIRVNNLYLEQLYTFGGPHRDPREAAGSYGIRYLSVSYFALVRFEEAELIADKVSGIAWYPVKDVPQLAFDHNQVLAYGHRRLRNKLEYSPVAFDVLPASFTLNDLYQLYTTVLGDNFADYSNFRARLLKLGFLSDTGIKVSRGAGRPASLYKFDAEAFAPFKDKPLVFI